In one Hymenobacter sp. DG25B genomic region, the following are encoded:
- a CDS encoding serine hydrolase domain-containing protein: protein MKTLLQIFGFLTALFPGLNTYAAPAKPRPDSVDVFMRRTMAAQHIPGAAVAVIKNGKVLKLGTYGLASLTWKQPVTPQTPFQMASATKPLTGTLLAVLVQEGKLKLDERIGTYLDSIPAAWQSITVRELAAHQSGIKLVPLATTRNNGHALRTAAALPMAYEPGTKDFYVSTDYAVLQAIISRVTGLSFEKALRQKVLLPLKMRNTAFNHSQDNDVMRSASILPGAAEVYSWSKPDQRYLISDMRFPDWYYAAGGLYSSIEDLANWTIALDKNTLLKPENTSLLWTANRLRNQTPTHFGLGWITEEYQGHHLVGHSGGPALADVVRFMDKDKEPLTIIVLTNTRGGFPPFLAKAVAHYFVPGLPQDRAENYK from the coding sequence ATGAAAACGCTCCTTCAAATTTTCGGTTTCCTCACGGCCCTGTTTCCGGGGCTCAACACGTATGCAGCCCCCGCCAAGCCGCGGCCCGATTCCGTAGATGTATTCATGCGCCGCACTATGGCCGCGCAGCATATTCCGGGGGCGGCGGTGGCCGTTATCAAAAATGGCAAGGTGCTCAAGCTGGGCACTTACGGTTTGGCCAGCCTTACCTGGAAACAGCCGGTTACACCCCAAACACCATTTCAAATGGCTTCGGCTACCAAACCCTTAACCGGCACGCTGCTGGCCGTGCTGGTGCAGGAGGGCAAGCTGAAACTGGATGAACGCATCGGTACGTACCTGGATTCTATTCCGGCGGCCTGGCAAAGTATTACGGTGCGGGAGCTGGCGGCCCATCAGTCGGGTATTAAGCTGGTGCCGCTGGCTACCACGCGCAACAACGGCCACGCCCTGCGCACGGCCGCCGCGCTACCCATGGCCTACGAGCCCGGCACCAAAGACTTTTACGTCAGCACCGATTACGCCGTGCTGCAGGCTATTATCAGCCGCGTAACCGGGCTTTCGTTTGAAAAAGCGCTCCGGCAGAAAGTGCTGCTGCCGCTGAAAATGCGCAACACGGCTTTCAACCACAGCCAGGACAATGATGTGATGCGCAGCGCCTCCATTCTTCCGGGCGCGGCGGAGGTCTACTCCTGGTCGAAGCCCGACCAGCGCTACCTCATCAGCGACATGCGCTTCCCGGACTGGTACTACGCCGCCGGCGGGCTTTATTCTTCCATTGAAGACCTGGCCAACTGGACCATAGCGCTCGATAAAAACACCCTGCTGAAACCCGAAAACACTTCCCTGCTCTGGACGGCCAACCGCCTGCGCAACCAAACGCCCACCCACTTCGGGCTGGGTTGGATTACAGAAGAATATCAGGGCCACCACCTGGTGGGGCACAGCGGCGGTCCGGCCCTGGCTGATGTGGTGCGCTTTATGGATAAGGATAAAGAGCCGCTTACCATTATTGTGCTGACCAATACGCGGGGCGGCTTTCCACCCTTTTTGGCCAAAGCCGTAGCCCATTACTTTGTTCCCGGCCTGCCGCAGGATCGGGCCGAGAACTATAAATAG
- a CDS encoding FdhF/YdeP family oxidoreductase, protein MEKSPAEDPSKAGKTEQQTAETNVPQSGERPDQGAAPTNDHYRPDPQGARDESNIPAPDVANAKYLHPILAQPPEALTGLKLEERATVAAGVTAVIKSMQFSWTEGGLSRGTKGLLNMNQKDGFDCSSCAWPDPDDHRSVAEFCENGAKATASDADDKAAGPEFFARHSLAELSRMTDRDQNNAGRLTHPMVKRPGDNHYKPIEWPAAFQLIADHLNALDSPNEALFYTSGKVPNEPAFLFQLFVKQFGTNNLPDCSNMCHESSGAALSPTLGLGKGSVTLNDIHEADVILIIGQNPGTNHPRMLTALQKAKRNGAKIISVNPLIEAGLNHFKNPQDFMNPLRALGALMGDGTQITDLFLQVRVDGDMALLRGIMKHLFEAEDLNPGQVVDQAFVAKYTTGFESFEQNIRNTSWEDIEELSGISRAQLLEAANILATKQKIVTCWAMGVTQQRQGVQTIQEIVNLHLMKGAIGIPGAGTCPVRGHSNVQGDRTMGVWEQPTKAFQDALGKEFNFTPPYEHGYDTVEGIKAMYKGKTKVFFSLGGNLLAAGPDTEVIAEGMRKQKLTVFVGTKLNRGHLTTGETSLLLPCFTHLDIDMQKAGHQMTSCENSMGVVSQNKGVLVPLEGQMMSEVAIISGMAIATLGNRTNIADWVAMTENYDVIRDHISRVIPGFENFNEKLRRPGGFYLPNGPRERKFTTKNGMANFTTTELEKHHLEPDQLVLMTVRSHDQFNTTIYEYNDRYRGIHGERRVLFMNEQDMADRSIKAKDLIDITSHFEGEKRTVEKFVAVPYDIPKGNVSAYFPEANPLVPVASVAKTSNTPTSKYVVVTVVPAHKTVGAPVEVRMAAEAS, encoded by the coding sequence ATGGAAAAATCACCCGCCGAAGACCCTAGCAAGGCTGGCAAGACCGAACAGCAAACGGCAGAAACCAACGTGCCCCAAAGCGGGGAGCGGCCGGACCAGGGAGCTGCCCCTACCAACGACCACTACCGCCCCGACCCACAAGGAGCCCGGGACGAGAGCAATATTCCCGCCCCCGACGTGGCCAACGCCAAATACCTCCATCCCATTCTGGCGCAGCCCCCGGAGGCCTTAACGGGCCTGAAGCTGGAAGAGCGCGCCACCGTGGCCGCCGGCGTAACGGCTGTTATCAAATCCATGCAGTTTAGTTGGACGGAAGGCGGCCTGAGCCGCGGCACCAAGGGCCTGCTGAACATGAACCAGAAAGATGGTTTCGACTGCTCTTCCTGCGCCTGGCCCGACCCCGACGACCACCGCTCCGTGGCCGAGTTCTGCGAGAACGGCGCCAAAGCCACCGCGTCCGATGCCGACGACAAAGCTGCCGGCCCCGAGTTCTTTGCCCGCCACAGCCTGGCTGAGCTTTCCCGCATGACCGACCGCGACCAGAACAACGCCGGCCGCCTCACGCACCCCATGGTGAAGCGCCCCGGCGACAACCACTACAAGCCCATTGAGTGGCCCGCCGCCTTTCAGCTCATTGCCGACCACCTGAATGCGCTGGACTCGCCCAACGAGGCCCTGTTTTACACCTCCGGTAAAGTACCCAACGAGCCGGCCTTCCTGTTCCAGCTCTTCGTCAAGCAGTTCGGCACCAATAACCTGCCCGACTGCTCCAATATGTGCCACGAGAGCAGCGGCGCGGCGCTCAGTCCCACGCTGGGTTTGGGCAAAGGCTCCGTCACGCTCAATGATATTCATGAGGCCGATGTGATTCTGATAATTGGCCAGAACCCGGGCACCAACCACCCGCGCATGCTCACGGCCCTGCAAAAGGCCAAGCGCAACGGGGCCAAAATCATCAGTGTAAACCCCCTGATTGAAGCCGGCCTCAACCACTTCAAAAACCCCCAGGACTTTATGAACCCGCTGCGCGCCCTGGGTGCGCTGATGGGCGACGGCACCCAGATTACGGACCTGTTTCTGCAGGTGCGTGTAGATGGCGACATGGCCCTGCTGCGCGGCATTATGAAGCACCTGTTTGAGGCCGAGGACCTAAACCCCGGCCAGGTGGTGGACCAAGCGTTTGTAGCCAAGTACACCACCGGGTTTGAGAGCTTTGAGCAGAACATTCGGAACACTTCCTGGGAGGATATTGAGGAGCTGAGCGGCATTTCGCGGGCGCAGCTGCTGGAGGCCGCCAACATACTGGCCACCAAGCAGAAAATTGTTACCTGCTGGGCCATGGGCGTTACGCAGCAGCGCCAGGGCGTGCAGACCATTCAGGAAATCGTGAACCTGCACCTGATGAAGGGCGCCATTGGCATTCCCGGCGCGGGCACCTGCCCGGTGCGTGGCCACTCCAACGTGCAGGGCGACCGGACCATGGGGGTCTGGGAGCAGCCAACTAAAGCGTTTCAGGATGCTCTGGGCAAGGAGTTCAACTTCACGCCGCCTTATGAGCACGGCTACGATACCGTAGAAGGCATTAAAGCCATGTATAAGGGCAAGACCAAGGTGTTCTTTAGCCTGGGCGGCAACCTGCTGGCCGCCGGGCCCGATACCGAGGTCATTGCCGAAGGCATGCGCAAGCAGAAGCTAACCGTGTTTGTGGGCACCAAGCTCAACCGCGGCCACCTGACTACCGGCGAAACCAGCCTGCTGCTGCCCTGCTTCACCCACCTGGATATCGACATGCAGAAAGCGGGGCACCAGATGACCTCCTGCGAGAATTCCATGGGCGTGGTAAGCCAGAATAAAGGTGTGCTGGTGCCGCTGGAAGGCCAGATGATGAGCGAAGTAGCCATTATCAGCGGCATGGCCATTGCCACCCTGGGCAACCGCACCAACATTGCCGACTGGGTAGCCATGACGGAGAATTACGACGTTATCCGGGACCATATTTCCCGCGTGATTCCCGGCTTCGAGAACTTCAATGAGAAGCTGCGCCGCCCCGGCGGATTCTACCTGCCCAACGGCCCCCGGGAGCGGAAGTTCACTACCAAGAACGGCATGGCCAACTTCACCACCACTGAGCTGGAAAAGCACCACCTGGAGCCCGACCAGCTGGTGCTGATGACCGTGCGCAGCCACGACCAGTTTAACACCACCATTTACGAGTACAACGACCGGTACCGGGGCATTCATGGGGAGCGGCGCGTGCTGTTCATGAACGAGCAGGATATGGCCGACCGCAGCATCAAAGCCAAAGACCTCATCGACATTACCAGCCATTTTGAGGGCGAAAAGCGCACAGTAGAGAAGTTTGTGGCCGTGCCCTATGATATTCCGAAAGGCAACGTCTCGGCGTATTTTCCCGAGGCCAACCCCTTGGTGCCCGTAGCCAGCGTGGCTAAAACCAGCAATACACCTACCTCCAAATATGTGGTGGTAACGGTGGTGCCGGCCCACAAAACTGTGGGCGCGCCAGTGGAAGTTCGGATGGCGGCTGAAGCTTCATAA
- a CDS encoding BamA/TamA family outer membrane protein, with translation MSVMKTKMTGMRLMTETLPQTPPITHRWPGTAYRALLVVALLFLAACSGTKFIPKNDKLYTGSAVKLTSPYSIPQKAQLQTELETVITPKPNASILGMRPKLYFWHMGEGKSKGLGHFLAEKYGEAPVLLSQVDTQKVKGLMTNRLYNNGYFESPRVQTKPNVKGNTATIDYTATVQRPYLIKTIHFPDRDTLLDNDIRKTQARTLLKVGEPYNLNTLITERSRIDDQLKQNGYYFFNPDYILYEVDSTQHNQVDVYLRVKGSIPARAAQPYVFNRITLNTRYGLTDTTESIRPIIYKKYRYVPDEKIFKAKAITGAVFMYPDSLYRRRRQDQTLSRLMSLGTFKFVDIRVREARQKPDSAGYGFLNASVRMTQLKKKSLRAEVQLVSKTNGFTGPGFTAQYRNRSALRGAEQFLLNLVGSFETRQGGGRSNTGVEGTTGPVLGLTSYELGVNSQLLVPRLITPPLPFLDVRLSNSDFQPRTSFGAGYRYVERRDFFQEDFMNLNYGYSWKTKITNEHELRPVDLQYIRLAKTTDEFDQLLAQRPFLANSFRQQFIPASSYRYTYNTQVYERRRNQVYFNGGLELAGNLVSAVSKLTGSAANAKGRYEVMGQEFSQYSKVDLEFRNYYRITQNPTSGNKIATRLLVGLGLPYGNSEVMPYLKQYGVGGPNSVRAFAPREIGPGSYRPTNTDVASRFYDQVGDIRLEANVEYRQDLFPYVKGALFMDAGNVWLVNKDTSRPGGQFKPSSFLNELAVGAGAGLRVDIQFIVIRLDVAYPLRVPYGGNGGGAFVPNLAIGYPF, from the coding sequence GCGCCCTGCTGGTAGTGGCCCTGCTGTTTCTGGCGGCGTGCAGCGGTACTAAGTTCATTCCCAAAAATGATAAGCTGTATACCGGCAGCGCGGTTAAGCTGACCTCCCCCTACTCTATTCCTCAGAAAGCGCAGCTGCAAACCGAGCTGGAAACCGTCATCACCCCCAAGCCCAACGCCTCTATCCTGGGTATGCGGCCCAAGCTGTATTTCTGGCACATGGGGGAGGGCAAGAGCAAGGGACTGGGGCATTTTCTGGCCGAGAAATACGGCGAGGCTCCGGTGCTGCTCAGCCAGGTAGACACCCAGAAGGTGAAGGGGCTGATGACCAACCGGCTCTACAACAACGGCTACTTTGAGAGCCCCCGGGTGCAAACCAAACCCAACGTGAAGGGCAACACGGCCACCATTGATTATACCGCTACGGTGCAGCGCCCTTACCTCATCAAGACCATTCATTTCCCCGACCGCGACACGCTGCTGGATAATGACATTCGCAAAACACAGGCCCGCACGCTGCTCAAAGTAGGCGAGCCCTACAACCTGAACACGCTCATCACGGAACGCTCCCGCATTGATGACCAGCTCAAGCAGAACGGGTACTATTTCTTCAACCCCGACTACATTCTCTATGAGGTGGATAGCACCCAGCACAACCAGGTAGACGTGTACCTGCGGGTGAAGGGCAGTATTCCGGCCCGCGCGGCCCAGCCTTACGTGTTCAACCGCATTACCCTGAACACCCGCTACGGCCTCACGGACACCACCGAATCTATCCGGCCTATCATCTATAAAAAGTACCGCTACGTGCCCGATGAGAAGATATTTAAGGCCAAAGCTATTACCGGCGCGGTGTTTATGTACCCCGACAGCCTGTACCGCCGCCGCCGCCAGGACCAGACGCTGAGCCGCCTGATGAGCCTGGGCACGTTCAAGTTCGTGGATATTCGGGTAAGGGAAGCGCGGCAGAAGCCCGACTCGGCGGGCTATGGCTTCCTGAATGCCTCTGTGCGCATGACGCAGCTGAAAAAGAAGTCGTTGCGAGCCGAGGTGCAGCTAGTCAGCAAAACCAACGGCTTTACGGGGCCGGGCTTCACGGCCCAGTACCGCAACCGCTCGGCCCTGCGCGGAGCCGAGCAGTTCCTACTGAACCTGGTGGGCTCTTTTGAAACCCGCCAGGGTGGGGGCCGCAGCAACACCGGCGTGGAAGGCACCACCGGCCCGGTGCTGGGCCTCACTTCCTACGAGCTGGGCGTGAACTCCCAGCTGCTGGTGCCGCGCCTTATCACGCCGCCGCTGCCTTTCCTGGATGTGCGCCTTTCCAACTCCGACTTTCAGCCCCGCACGTCCTTTGGCGCGGGCTACCGGTACGTGGAGCGGCGGGATTTTTTCCAGGAAGATTTCATGAATCTGAACTACGGCTACAGCTGGAAAACCAAGATTACCAATGAGCACGAGCTGCGCCCCGTGGATCTGCAGTACATCCGGCTGGCCAAAACCACCGATGAGTTTGACCAGCTGCTGGCCCAGCGCCCCTTCCTGGCTAACTCCTTCCGCCAGCAGTTTATTCCGGCCTCCTCCTACCGCTACACCTACAACACGCAGGTGTATGAGCGCCGCCGCAACCAGGTGTATTTCAATGGGGGCCTGGAGCTGGCCGGCAACCTGGTCAGTGCCGTCAGCAAGCTAACGGGGTCGGCGGCCAATGCCAAGGGCCGCTACGAGGTAATGGGGCAGGAATTTTCCCAGTATTCCAAGGTCGATCTGGAATTTCGCAACTACTACCGCATCACCCAAAACCCCACCAGCGGCAACAAGATTGCTACCCGCCTGCTGGTAGGCCTGGGCCTGCCCTACGGCAACTCTGAGGTGATGCCCTACCTGAAGCAGTACGGCGTGGGCGGCCCCAACAGCGTGCGGGCCTTTGCCCCGCGCGAAATTGGTCCCGGCAGCTACCGCCCTACCAACACCGACGTAGCCTCCCGCTTTTATGACCAGGTGGGCGACATCCGCTTGGAAGCCAACGTGGAGTACCGGCAGGACTTATTTCCCTACGTGAAGGGTGCCCTGTTTATGGATGCCGGCAACGTGTGGCTGGTGAATAAGGACACTTCCCGCCCCGGTGGCCAGTTTAAGCCCAGCTCTTTCCTGAACGAGCTGGCCGTGGGCGCCGGCGCCGGCCTGCGCGTGGATATTCAGTTTATTGTTATCCGGCTGGACGTGGCCTACCCGCTGCGTGTACCCTATGGCGGCAACGGCGGTGGGGCCTTTGTGCCCAATCTGGCCATCGGGTATCCGTTTTAG
- a CDS encoding Rrf2 family transcriptional regulator encodes MRLNQFTDFGLRISMYMAQKPEGTSTTITELAAQFGISRSHLVKVVQFLSQHGVIAAQRGRKGGLRLAHPPETVRVGQLVRLLEQTPSVINCRTAAHCVLAGNCQLKSALDTAYDAFFSVLDGYSLRDVTGGNTGAILRQLMLGAPLEPAA; translated from the coding sequence TTGAGACTCAACCAGTTCACCGATTTTGGCCTGCGTATTTCCATGTATATGGCGCAGAAACCGGAGGGCACCAGCACCACCATTACGGAGCTGGCGGCGCAGTTCGGTATTTCGCGCAGCCATTTGGTGAAGGTGGTGCAGTTCCTATCTCAGCATGGTGTAATTGCGGCGCAGCGGGGCCGCAAAGGCGGCCTGCGGCTGGCGCACCCGCCCGAAACCGTTCGGGTGGGGCAGTTGGTGCGGCTTCTGGAGCAAACGCCCAGCGTAATTAACTGCCGGACGGCGGCGCATTGCGTGCTGGCTGGCAATTGCCAGCTGAAATCGGCCCTGGATACGGCTTATGATGCCTTTTTCTCGGTGCTGGATGGCTACTCTCTGCGGGATGTAACCGGCGGCAACACCGGTGCCATTCTCCGGCAGCTGATGCTGGGGGCCCCACTGGAGCCGGCCGCGTAG
- the hmpA gene encoding NO-inducible flavohemoprotein: MNTQQKALVTATVATLKEHGVALTTHFYNRMFTRNPELKNIFNMGNQQNGKQQTALALAVLAYAENIENPMVLAPAVTKIGHKHVSLDIRPEHYAIVGRHLIASIGEVLGEAATPELLDAWATAYQELAALMSGIEQKLYQDAVDQKGGWTGWRPFLVKEKVQESAEITSFYLYPADGGPVADFLPGQFISLRLFLPELNLFQPRQYSLSSAPNGEYYRISVKKEAGADLRPDGLISNRLHEFVQVGDVLEVAAPAGDFTLDTEKETPVVFVSGGVGQTPLMSMLEFLTTTQSNREITWVHGCRNQAVHAFREPLTELAANNDSLRQHIFYDQLEADAAATGNAYAGVVELRKLKDAPVFQDADYYICGPAPFIRKQVQDLVALQVPLSAIHYEEFGPATLSLN; the protein is encoded by the coding sequence ATGAACACCCAACAGAAGGCACTGGTTACCGCTACGGTAGCTACCTTGAAAGAGCACGGTGTGGCCTTGACCACCCATTTTTACAACCGCATGTTTACCCGGAACCCCGAGTTGAAGAACATCTTCAACATGGGGAATCAGCAAAACGGCAAGCAGCAAACGGCCCTGGCCCTGGCAGTGCTGGCCTACGCCGAAAACATTGAAAACCCTATGGTGCTGGCCCCGGCCGTTACCAAAATAGGCCACAAGCACGTGAGCCTCGATATCCGGCCGGAGCACTACGCCATTGTGGGCCGCCACCTGATTGCTTCCATTGGTGAGGTGCTGGGCGAGGCCGCTACGCCCGAGCTGCTGGACGCCTGGGCTACTGCCTACCAGGAGCTGGCCGCCCTCATGAGCGGTATTGAGCAGAAGCTGTATCAGGATGCCGTGGACCAGAAAGGCGGCTGGACGGGCTGGCGCCCTTTCCTGGTGAAGGAGAAAGTGCAGGAATCAGCGGAAATCACCTCCTTCTACCTGTACCCTGCCGATGGCGGCCCCGTGGCCGATTTCCTGCCCGGGCAATTCATCAGCCTGCGCCTGTTCCTGCCCGAGCTGAACCTGTTTCAGCCCCGCCAGTACAGTCTCTCCAGTGCGCCAAACGGGGAGTATTACCGCATTTCGGTGAAGAAGGAAGCCGGCGCCGACCTGCGCCCCGATGGCCTGATCAGCAACCGCCTGCACGAGTTTGTGCAGGTAGGCGACGTGCTGGAAGTGGCCGCCCCGGCCGGCGACTTTACCCTGGATACGGAAAAAGAGACGCCGGTAGTATTTGTAAGCGGCGGCGTGGGCCAGACGCCCCTGATGAGCATGCTGGAATTCCTGACCACCACGCAAAGTAACCGGGAAATTACGTGGGTGCATGGCTGCCGCAACCAGGCCGTGCACGCCTTCCGCGAGCCGCTCACTGAGCTGGCAGCCAATAACGACAGCCTGCGCCAGCACATCTTCTACGACCAGCTGGAAGCCGACGCGGCGGCCACAGGCAATGCCTATGCGGGCGTAGTAGAGCTGCGCAAGCTGAAGGATGCGCCCGTGTTTCAGGATGCCGACTACTACATTTGTGGTCCGGCGCCGTTCATCCGCAAGCAGGTGCAGGACCTGGTAGCGCTCCAGGTACCCCTCTCAGCCATTCACTACGAGGAGTTCGGTCCGGCTACGCTCAGCCTCAACTAA